In Schistocerca americana isolate TAMUIC-IGC-003095 chromosome 7, iqSchAmer2.1, whole genome shotgun sequence, a single genomic region encodes these proteins:
- the LOC124621832 gene encoding uncharacterized protein LOC124621832 codes for MKAALVLLIAGVFLVAYRTPLAAADDGEQVVDESAENRDAVDDDADSSADDDDDGSDGGDAGSVENRLAGKGAHARAGHAKHARAGSRHASGRAAVGTHARSGAARRAAHSK; via the exons ATGAAGGCAGCCCTCGTCCTGCTGATCGCTGGTGTGTTTCTTGTGGCGTACCGCACGCCGCTCGCCGCTGCAGACGATGGGGAGCAAGTGGTGGATGAGTCAGCCGAAAACAGAGACGCTGTTGACGACGACGCCGACAGCTCagcagacgacgacgacgacgggagCGATGGTGGGGACGCTGGGAGTGTGGAGAACAGGCTGGCAGGCAAAG GTGCTCACGCCCGGGCTGGCCACGCCAAGCATGCTCGTGCAGGCAGCCGACACGCTTCAGGCAGAGCTGCAGTCGGAACCCACGCCAGGTCAGGCGCTGCCCGAAGAGCCGCCCACAGCAAGTAG
- the LOC124621829 gene encoding uncharacterized protein LOC124621829, which translates to MKAALVLLIASVFLVAYRTPLAAADDGEEVVDEAAENRDAVDDDADSSTDDDVDGSGGGDAGSVENRLAGKGAHARAGHAKHARAGSRHAAGRAAVRPHARSGAARRAAHSK; encoded by the exons ATGAAGGCAGCCCTCGTCCTGCTGATCGCTAGTGTGTTTCTTGTGGCGTACCGCACGCCGCTCGCCGCTGCAGACGATGGGGAGGAAGTGGTGGATGAAGCAGCCGAAAACAGAGACGCTGTTGACGACGACGCCGACAGCTCAACAGACGACGACGTCGACGGGAGCGGTGGTGGGGACGCTGGGAGTGTGGAGAACAGGCTGGCAGGCAAAG GTGCTCACGCCCGGGCTGGCCACGCCAAGCACGCGCGTGCAGGCAGCCGACACGCTGCAGGCAGAGCTGCAGTCAGGCCCCACGCCAGGTCAGGCGCTGCCCGCAGAGCCGCCCACAGCAAGTAG